One window of the Cydia splendana chromosome 18, ilCydSple1.2, whole genome shotgun sequence genome contains the following:
- the LOC134799296 gene encoding N-alpha-acetyltransferase 80, whose protein sequence is MEPDSLEVLLIHHHPEFLKATCDLINDEWPRSETVRMMSLQASCDCLPTNFILVKDRRQVLGHCKLTPIPSIPESCFIETVVISKAMRGKKLGTYLMRYVEDYCRNVLKLKMAHLSTKGQEKFYATLDYEICAPVSIYGVFSPVNVKLNPSSHKIENSVPEQRALPGAAPPPPPPPMPTNDSAWNNNNSSKVKTSKTYMFKYL, encoded by the coding sequence ATGGAACCGGATTCACTGGAAGTGCTGCTTATCCATCATCACCCAGAATTTTTGAAAGCAACCTGCGACTTGATCAACGATGAATGGCCAAGAAGCGAAACAGTTAGAATGATGTCGCTGCAAGCCTCCTGCGATTGCCTCCCTACCAATTTTATCTTAGTCAAGGATAGGAGACAAGTATTAGGTCACTGCAAACTGACACCCATACCCAGTATTCCAGAAAGTTGTTTTATAGAAACAGTAGTCATAAGTAAAGCTATGCGTGGAAAGaagttaggtacatatttaatgcGATACGTCGAAGATTACTGTAGAAATGTCCTGAAGTTAAAAATGGCGCATCTATCAACGAAGGGCCAAGAGAAATTCTACGCCACTTTAGATTATGAGATTTGCGCACCGGTATCCATTTATGGTGTGTTTTCGCCAGTCAATGTTAAACTTAATCCTAGTAGCCATAAGATTGAAAATTCAGTGCCAGAGCAACGTGCGCTTcccggcgccgcgccgccgccaccgcccCCACCGATGCCAACTAACGACAGTGCTTGGAACAATAACAATAGTAGTAAAGTAAAAACTAGCAAAACATACATGTTTAAGTATTTGTAG
- the LOC134799295 gene encoding EEF1A lysine methyltransferase 1: MDDDDDVPALSAETFAALQDFYAEQQKRQEILDKLQAEDKLKENILFDENWQLSQFWYDEATVQALVKVVDKAILDGGRVALLSCPTLFVPVKRQLGDRATVSLLEFDRRFEVHAPDFIFYDYNFPDKLPPDLERYDLVVADPPFLSEECIQKTSQTIKLLAKDKIVVCTGAVMKENVEKLLDLRICGFQPRHRNNLANEFACYANFDLDGALR, from the exons atggatgatgatgatgatgtaccAGCACTGTCTGCGGAGACATTTGCAGCACTTCAGGACTTTTATGCAGAGCAGCAGAAGAGACAGGAAATACTTGACAAGTTACAGGCTGAGGACAAGCTGAAggaaaacatactttttgatgaGAATTGG CAACTAAGTCAGTTCTGGTACGATGAGGCCACAGTGCAGGCGCTAGTGAAAGTGGTGGACAAGGCAATACTTGACGGAGGCAGGGTGGCACTGCTGTCCTGTCCCACACTCTTTGTGCCAGTGAAGCGGCAGCTTGGAGACCGCGCTACAG TATCCCTTCTCGAGTTCGACCGGCGGTTCGAGGTGCACGCCCCCGACTTCATCTTCTATGACTACAACTTCCCTGACAAGCTGCCTCCGGACCTGGAGCGGTACGACCTGGTTGTAGCTGATCCTCCATTCTTGTCTGAAGAGTGTATCCAGAAGACCTCACAGACAATCAAACTGTTGGCCAAG GACAAGATCGTAGTGTGCACAGGGGCGGTGATGAAGGAAAATGTTGAGAAACTCTTGGATTTGCGGATATGCGGGTTCCAGCCGCGCCATAGGAACAACTTAGCCAACGAGTTCGCGTGTTACGCTAATTTTGATCTAGATGGCGCTTTAAGGTGA